The DNA region tcatttcgactgagaaatcttgcaaatttttcatacttttgaatgaacatcgtttgaaccctgaggtatttataaatatcaagcaattaagccaaatgtgattccaggatatcttgggacagagtatagtaaaGTCTACTTGACAcattacaagaaaaataaaaaacaacagaaATTAAATTGCTTTTCTGTTtctatagtttaaaaaaaaaaatcacagaaagttgggggggggggctccctATACGTCTGCCAGTGGGTATAGAACATGTATATGATGGTAAGAATTAGATACCAGTGAATCTGTGAAAAATTGTATACAGaagatttgttttgttattacaGGATGGAAGCCTCAGATTGCCCAATAACCAATGGGGATCCTAAAAGTGAACTGATAATCATTGAGAGTAAAACTTTGTTAGTGGAACAGGAGGAAATTCTGTCCAGTGAACTAACCAGCTCTGACTGTGACACGCCCCCGTCAGAACTGAACAACACCCTCACCAGTTTGACCCCTGACCCAGACCTAAGCAATACTGACCTTGATTATAGAGCAGGGGTCAAGGACAGTGAGGATCCTTCATGCAGCTCCTGCCTTGAGTCCAGTAGTTGTTTCACTGATGAAAGCATCGACGAAGCCTCTCCTCAAAAACGCAGCAAAAAATTCTCAGGGTTTTCTTCACAACACTGGCACATGAGCCGATGCTTTGACAGGTATTGGAAGCATTACTACCAGAGTATGGCTTGGTGCCAAAGACACTTCTACATAATGAGGTCCATGTCAAACTTTATGAACTTCACAGGTCACTTTCAAAGTATGAACTCTTCAAGATGTACAACACCTAGTGTGGGACGAGGGCAGCAATTCAGATTCAGTCCAAGTCAGGGCAGAGGAAGGGGGAGGTCTAGAGGAGGAGTGAGGAGGGGGGCGTGTCAGAAGAATCCTGGAGCTGGAAGACAAAAAGGTCAAAGTCGGGCCAGCAGAGTGGTAGATCCGGATTCTTATGGAGGGGCAGATTCGGATGACAGCGAGGTGTATGAGATGGAACTGACTGAGGAAATGGTTCAGTTCTTTGCTCACTCAGAGGAACATCGAAAACAAAGAGGTGAGGTACATGAGACCATGGAGTCTAGAGTCCACACATAATGTGGAGGAAGTGGTAgtgttattcaatttgtcaatttaactttctatttttttttaaaatgcatgtgTCAAAAGTAAATCAAAATTAGGATATTTTGTCTCACCCAGCACACACCCTTTTGATTCATTTTAATGCCCATTTCTTTTAATCTTCAGCTTATCTTCAAGCGTAACCAATCCATCTTTTGGAAGACCCAAATTTCCTTTTGAGCCTATGTTTTTTGCATCTCTTTTATCTGGCTTGTATCACATCATTAACTAAAATTCCATTTCTTATCTCTGTGTCAATCCCATTGTTACTATTTTCCTACACAAATCAAATGGTGACAAATCTATTTATGATTACACTTTCATTATAATACCCAAAAGTACTTACGGTATTTACATGCTCATGAAAGAGGAAATACCTTACTTTTGAGACAGTATATGTAACTTTACAGACATGGACTATCACAAATaacgacattaaaaaaaataggtaccatttattttacaatgatcaaaatttaatgTGCAAAAGTCTGGAGTACCGCTAAACTTGAAAGTCACTTCCTAAATcttattaaattttgattttgacttTTAGATGCATCTAAAGAAATCATTGGTGAAGATGGAAGAGTGCAGAAAAGGATTCAGATTGAGGAAGGTACAGTGTCTATATTTGTTCATGATTTTATCTACTAATCAATTAAAAGCTTCATAGCATTCTGAACGGCCTTGGCCccaaaatatgactttataagtTGAAATACTTTCATCATAATTTTCTCCTTTAAGTAAAATGCaatcttaaaatttgatatattaatataGAGCAGAGAAGTCCTCATAATTTTAATTCTGTGTTTTGTTTTAGCAAAGGCCAATAAGAAAGCCCCAACTGTAGAGGCACCCTCAGAGAGACCTGGGGTCAGACGCACTGCAGAGATGACAAAGCTGTACGGGAAAGGGGCTGCAATGATTCATGGGATGGAAACGGCAGTTCAGATGTCATATGACCGCACAATGGACATACGTCAACCAAAATTCTGGCCAAATATGCCccttaaaattatgttttcctaattattatttctagtaAAAACATATAGGAATActtaattttttcctttttgttcGAATTTTATCCCCAAACAGTTACTGCAGTTTTTAAAAGCTGGTATAAAAGAAAGAATGAAGCCATTTTGATTATCTTTATGCTGGGCATATCTGTATGAGGGATTGTGTATGCATCTTGGGGTCTGTTGGTTTTCTCTAGTGGTCAATCCGTCTGTCTGTCATTAGATTTCATTGGTTGAGAGCATATATCCTTTTCCTTTGGCCAAGCCGAGCCCAACATTCACACATACCATGCCCTTCAGAAGAGGGTTACAGTGAAATTGACATAATTTTCTAGATCAATGTTCAAGGTTGACCTTAATTTGTCAAAAGGAACTTTTGGAAGGAAAAGTGCAAATTTTGTGTCCGGTCTTTTATAAATGTTTCTTATGGAGAATCATTGAAAGTTGTTACTTTACACAAAGACTGCTTATGACCTGATGGTATATCATGATTTTGACTCAAGGTCATTTgagcaagttcaaggtcattggaaAGAACCCATTCATAATTTTGTCAGGTCAATGCCTTTCTTATCGAGAAACATTGGACATTCCTACTTCACATAAAGATTGCTAATGACCTGAGGGTGTCTCATGAACTTGACTTAGTTtcagttcaaggtcattgttttaaaaaaatgcttaattcctTTCTAGGTGGCATATCTTGTAATGGAAAATGATTAAAACTAAAGTTTGATACAAATATTGTTTGAGACCTGTAAATATGTCCTAATCAGGAGCTTTGGTCAAACTCGCAACTTCAAggttactttaaaaaatggtgcaTCCATTACTTTCCTAAAGAGAAATAATGGTACACTGTACTtgagttattttattttcttagcaGGAGGTaacatttgtgagcttgctcacggTACCTCtaagtcactcggaataccttgtacaattttttaacgttttcaTCTCGGTACTATTCAGTTAAAAATCCTCtaaacttatttattttaagctgtgtattgaaatctgacaagctagaggggcgTTTCATAGAAGAAATCTGGGATAATTTTCATAGTTTGAATGAGTATATATCGTTTGAACCGTGGGatatttatgattattgaataattaagcaaaatgtgaattgaGGATATCTTGGAACACATAGTTTAGATGaaaagtcagagagagagagagagagcagatAATTATTAATTAGCTCTCTCTAATATCCCGCtggcataaaataaaattcggATATCAACTATATATGCATCACTTGAACTTAAGTAGTAGAACACGAGATGTTTGTATAAACATGTAGGTCTTTTTGCAGTTTATCATACCTGTGTagataaaatatcactagaaacgGCAACAATATTCAACATACCGTCTATTATATAAAACCTACCAGtggtataatttttttgtatacatgatacatgtacatagcttAGTTCGCGTTAAttaattgtgaattttattaaaGAAGTATGCATCAACATACACTTTTAACAAGAGATAAGCTGTCAATATGACATCAAACCGAAAATTttcttttgtgtaaataatatCCGTAAAATGAATTGACTTGTCAActctgaattgataaacacaaaatggggtactctatatgcaatatatTGCCAAAAATATATAAggtagtatttttttcataaaatatcagaATCAAagtcctagcaatatgcacacctctgatataccTACAATTGATCCGcaaaagaacaaattcctatctaCAAAACTGTAAAGGGAGTTattcgtacaataggggtaccctttAAGCAATATTTTGCCAACAAATGAATAAGTTTTACAGCTTGTATTTTTATTGATCAATTATCAAAATCAAAGCAaaatgcacatctctgatatacatgtatgtacaactGATCTTCAAACAACAACTTCGAACGGTAGGAGGAGTTTtgcgtacaataagggtacccttttggcagccgctcGCACGccaatttcacaatttcaataaccggatttttttcttttggaaaactcggttataaaataaatcataaaaaactCGGAAAGGCCTAAATAGATGTAAGGGGGaagtgttttttttgttttattgttttgtttttgttttgtttttttggtttttgttgggttttttttttggggggggggggagggggtcccATCCCAAAGCACATGTGGGAGCGGCAGGCATATTTCGATGTACATTTCttctatatatacatatacacatgTAGATTCTATTCCCAAAGACACGTTCCTCTTCGgataaactgcaaatatttaataaatcatgCATTCGTCATGTTCCAAACAGATTCTTATGACTTTaccgccagtactgccagtagagTTGAGAGTTTTGTGAAACATATCTATGATAAAATCTTATGGCAAGGGTAGTGTTTTTCCCTATTAATCCTGTGTTTTATATAAAGAGGAAGCTACATATATGTATACGAGTATGACATAACTTGGGACATTTTACGCTTTTTATAAAACCCCTTCGCTTATCAATCCACCTGGCGGTAGCCTACGTTTGAATTGTGTTCTATTCTTGAAGCTCGAGAATGCCAGCGCAATATGACGTTAATTTGACGGAATGtttaatgacgtcacaatactgaaatataaacaattcaaaaaacGTTAGCATTGAAGATCATGGCATCTGAGGTTTTTTCCGTTTTCAATGATGCTGTTTCTGGAATCAAGAGATTACTTGGAACATCAGCAAAGGAAAAATTTgcattttgttgcttttttggTTTAACATTTGCGGTTATAAATGCTCAAAACAGGATGGATTTCGTGGACAAATTTATAGCTGGGATTATCTATTTCTCCTGGGCCGTCTTCATTCTGCCGACCTTGAAGTCCAAGCTGTCCGTGCAGTTATTCTGGGACGTGGGTGTCATCTTCCTGACCCTCTTTGCTGCGGACATTATGTACTTTGGAGTGTTCTTCCATTTCAAGAAAGCATGGTTCACAAACACTACCCACAAGTTCGTCGAGTATCAGTCGCTGATATTCTTTATGAACGTTGTACGTATTTCCGTGATTATTTTCTGCCTGGTGACTTCAAGCTCGGCTTTCATGAAGAACAACTTCAAATCTCTACCGTTTCAAGATCGAAAGAAGGAAGAGCCAACGCCTCATAAGATGAAGTTAAGAAGTTCATGTCAAGACGATTAGATGCAAGAGAAATTAacgatttatttattttcagctgaaaaaaaaagtttacaatgtatattgctttggcattgtaaatgataacattttgttgaattaaCCTCGTATGtgataaaatcatttacttAACATAATATAGAAGTTCATATCCATGTATTAAATGCACTGTCTgtaaaaattgtatcatatcttaaaaatacatttctttttacCTTAGCtatactgtatttttttttttaatgaggaAAAGATTATTTCACCTTccaaaagtatgtcaatttattcattttccccttaatatttaaatgaaatcacctttaaaaaaaaggttatcTGACGTTATTTTTGATAGGGTCAGATTTTGAAGGTATAATTGCCTTTTGACATACGTTGAAttagtttttgggagttgattttaatcaactctcctatgcacttactagggcaaaccgaaagtgaaatagtgtttggacctaagcacaaatcaataccgctgacaacacttagttcctgaaaataatcgataaaattcGATGCAATgttttctgaagcattgtttttcaagaaaacctatttattaataccatgaaaattgtaagattttaaatggtacaaacagtttagatattttttgaagtcgaaTGCATGTATTCATACGCTAGACTTCAATGTACCAGTCTCGtttaaccagacgctcggctgacTCCGTTAATATCCTACAaaacagagagtctctcttgcttgtcggagataaacggagacagtcgagcgtttggttgaacaaaacTAGAGTTCAATCTTGTCTGGacccatacaatttctcagaaatagttcgattactgatactacttgccatgctaAATCACATAtcgctgattttaaaataaatgataatcgataaaatcaactcccgtcagcacttcagtactttgatttataaagatatttcaaACTCAAAACGACGGTATTTTATAGAGCTCTACCGTATTAATATATCTCTTGCAATATACAAGCTGACAAAATCTTTCTTTGAATTGTAAGTATCAAATGTCAGGAACAGAGAAAtttggaaaaatgttttaaaaatagtacATGAAATATGCTCTTCTATAAATTACTTTTATAAAGGTAAGacaatttttctcttttctctAAACAAAATCATTGGAAACCaccatttttcaaagaattgttAAAAAGTAAGCCCTAAAATACCGATTCCGAGAAAGTGTAGTTTGATAAATTCCAAATTACTCTTGCTTTTTAAGGGTACTATTTAAAATAGGCTGTCAACGAAAACATCAGGCAGATGCAGTgtatctatgtacatgtattacggAAGTTTCTTACAGAAGCATCAAACGTCAAAATCTTGATTGAGTATGGAGCTACATTGTACATGAAATAGAAAACGTCCCCTCGATCGCGCGACACGGGCTTGGCAGGTCAATGTCGAGCCTTGACTGACCGTGGTGTTAGTATTATCCCTCCTTCACAAAGACGTATAAAACCATGAACGATTCAGTAATTATTTTTATCCTGATTCCGATGCAAAGGAAAATGTAGATCATTTCCTAAGTACAATGCACTATTTTCTCGTTTATTGGACGAAGAAAACATTCATTGCtcttatgaatattttttcttatcaatatttgtatatctTTTGTTTTCAGCATAACTAAAGCAATATATTTATGTAACTATTCTAGTTCCTCTTGAAATTTATTGTTCAGAGGTGCGATTAGACTTTCTACAAGACTGAAATTGAAGTCAACAATCGACATGATGTGGAAAGAAATAAAAGAGTAATGAAACAACCGCCAAAGTGTACGAACCTGAACGTTGAGCCAAGAAATGCTATTCCGTGTTTGATTTATTTCCCCTTTACAGTGCGTACAATGCTAAAACGACATCATAAGATTGGCCAGTAAAAGTATAGAACAATGGATTTGAAGGAATCTAGCATTCTTCTTGGGTGAGTAATTGCAAATAATTTCCCAATTATTCAACATGTCCTttctaaatatgttttattaaatttgacTAGAAAgacatgtttattgtttataatggacaatatcagacatatttttaacaatatgactTAAATGATAAAATTCATCGTCGAAGcgaataacatagaaatcaatTACAATTTCATGTATAACCTCCCCAACATTTGGACATGACTGACGATGTGTGATCGTCTTTCGTCCACAAAGAACAGATTACCGAATGCAGTGCTACAGCAGACTGTGGCCAGTAGCCCCCGTCGGCAGCATATGGACAGTCCAGGGAGGTGGGTGGGGGTTATCATCTATCAAAGTCTAATCTATAACCTATGAAAAGTGTGTGGGGATTTAAACTAGTAAGCTATATCAATAGTTCTGTGTTGTTGGTATGATGGAACTTGTTTTGCGGTCTTATAACCTAACGGCAGTCTAGGTTGGTGGGAGTTCACAACCTATCGACCGTTCTAGGAGGTGGGGGTGGGGGAGCAGGCTTTATCACCAAATCTCTGTACCCCTGTAATTGTCTTTTGCGCGGTAACTCTTCCAGCTTTTTTACACTTTGATTTTCACTGATGGGGCTCTTCTTAGGACCCGGTTTGTTATTGTTCGGAGAGATAGACACTTCCCTCTGCTCGATCGTTTTGAAGTCGGAAAATGGCACCCCTTCCGGTTCTTGTTTCTGAGGAGACCTTGGAGATGGCCAAGCCCTCGGCCTGTCGCTAGCTTTGGTCTGTCGCTGGATCTGGCTGAGCTCGGACCTCGTGCTGGAGCTGGAGTGACTAGAGGATCCCAGGGAGTTACTGGGAGACACGTCCGAGTCCTTTTTGGAATCCATGTCACATTGACTGGAAGCAGACGGCAGATTCAACACGTTACCACTGGTAGAGTTTTGAGAAATCATGCTTCCGCTCATGTTAGAAGAGAAATAATCACTCTCCGGGGTACGAATGTACAGAGTGGTGTCCTGGGAAGACGCGCTCTCCGTGCTCTGGACCGAGTACTGAGAATCTCGATACGACTTGGAGTTTCTGAATTCCGGCGGGGGCGCTATCCTCGGCGTCCGCGTGAGCTTTAACTCCAGTCTGTTTCCACAAGCATCCTGTGGCGGACATGGAGTTATAATGTGTTCATTGTCCTTCAGAAACTCCTGGTCTTCGAAGGTTTCGGTGAACCCACTGGCGAAAGGATTCCCAGTTACAGCAGCAATGTCCTCTACTACGTGACAGATGGTCCCGGGGGCAAAGCTCGACGGTGAGCTCAGAGAGATCAGTTCCCCGTTCAAAACGTTTTGCCAGTACGATGTGTTTGAATTCTGGTATTGGACCGCCAGGCTCTCAGTGGACATTTCTTTGTGTCCGCTGTCCGGGGAATCTGTGTCAAAGTCTGTCACAAACGGTTTCTCGAAAGCATTGCCCTTGAAGTATTCCGGGGTATAGACGGGACCCGCCTGGGGGGTGGTGGGGTCTGGTAACACAGGCATCTGGTgggaaaacaaaaacagacattttttcactgatttcaagaaaatcttgtaaaacttgatcaaaTCTACGTTCGAATTGTTTTTACAGCTGCTACAGAGTGATTGTGATCTGTACACAAAAACACCAAAGAATTTTACATAAAGCAggctttgaaataaaattcttgTGTTTTCTTTGGATAAAACCCAAGCGTTTTACAATTCAAACAATGTAATGTACATCAAGTGTTTCTCTTTATAGAACacagttttattttgtatacatGCAACTTCTGTCGATGATGCATCAATTATCACAAACACGTGCGTGGCTGACTTGTTTGCCGATTACGTAACATGCGAACGCTCACCCGTAACGCTGGCGGGGGCGGGAGAAGGCTTTCTACGTCAGCAGTGCGCACGGCGCCCGTCACCTTTAGCTCCAACTCCTGTAACCTGGCAACCAACTGTGCCATCTGATCCAACATGTCGCGGTTGTGCATCAATAGTTGATGGGATCTCGCCTTTTGAAAGAAAGTAAATGGATATGTAACATAGTATTTAGCGATATAATGAACTATCCCCAGTGTCAAGTAATTATAGGATAAAAGGCATAGCGGTTGATGAAATCAAaggagaaataatattattatgaaaGTAATATTGGTAATGCTGATAAGATTGCTTTGATGCAACATGCCTGACGAGATAGGAGCATACTTTTTCATTTACGGGCCGCTTACAgctataaaatattaatgtataatTTTGTACATCACGGAATAAGAGCGTCGCTTCCGTAGGCGACTGACCATGGAAAAAGTCTTCTGACTGAAGAGTCAAGATTTTACCTGTGCCTCTATCCTGGCAGCAGTCTCCGATGTCAATTGGTCCTTCAGTAATTGAACTTGACCAATAGCAATTTGTGTTTGGTGCTGCTGTTGCTCTATCTGTTGTCTTAGCAACATGACGTGTTGGTGGGTGCTAATCGGCGCGGGGTCCGGGTTGCTGACCTTTGAGACCTCGGGGGATGGGATGGGGGACGGCCTCCCGCTGTTTGTGTTCTTGGTAGGAGACGCctgtatttaacataaaaaaaccccaatgcactcagagagagagagagagagagagagagagagagagagagagagagagagagagagagagagagagagagagagagagaagatagaaagagagagagagagagagagagagagagataacgTCATTATTAACTCACCAAGCGATACGGTGGTGGACTTTCAGTAGAAACATTCAGTTTCTCTTTAGATTTTCCTGAAATTACcaacaaatatgatttttctaaacaaattctttttatttgatttccATTAtctagccaaaaaaaaaaaatattccaaatcTATTTGTGATACAAGATCGATATTCCATTACAAACCTTTCTTTTTCCTCTGAAACATTATGTATTCCTTGCCAAAAAAACTCCAacagaaacaaataaaaaagtatattaaaCTACAATCACCAGAAGATAGCGTCAAATCTG from Crassostrea angulata isolate pt1a10 chromosome 7, ASM2561291v2, whole genome shotgun sequence includes:
- the LOC128191615 gene encoding gem-associated protein 8-like, giving the protein MEASDCPITNGDPKSELIIIESKTLLVEQEEILSSELTSSDCDTPPSELNNTLTSLTPDPDLSNTDLDYRAGVKDSEDPSCSSCLESSSCFTDESIDEASPQKRSKKFSGFSSQHWHMSRCFDRYWKHYYQSMAWCQRHFYIMRSMSNFMNFTGHFQSMNSSRCTTPSVGRGQQFRFSPSQGRGRGRSRGGVRRGACQKNPGAGRQKGQSRASRVVDPDSYGGADSDDSEVYEMELTEEMVQFFAHSEEHRKQRDASKEIIGEDGRVQKRIQIEEAKANKKAPTVEAPSERPGVRRTAEMTKLYGKGAAMIHGMETAVQMSYDRTMDIRQPKFWPNMPLKIMFS
- the LOC128191612 gene encoding carboxyl-terminal PDZ ligand of neuronal nitric oxide synthase protein-like yields the protein MMSKNQYDLVSEDGCDVRIPLHNDEAFKHGIHFQTKYIGTMDVPRPSSRVEIVAAMRKIRYDFKLKGVKKRKVCLSVSVDGVKITQSRKHRRSVSSASSEENRELIAQHPIFRIFYVSHDSQDLKIWSYIVRDGPSNCFKCSVFKAFKKNQATRIVRTIGQAFEVCHKLDAQTHLPMKTNEDPFGKSKEKLNVSTESPPPYRLASPTKNTNSGRPSPIPSPEVSKVSNPDPAPISTHQHVMLLRQQIEQQQHQTQIAIGQVQLLKDQLTSETAARIEAQARSHQLLMHNRDMLDQMAQLVARLQELELKVTGAVRTADVESLLPPPPALRMPVLPDPTTPQAGPVYTPEYFKGNAFEKPFVTDFDTDSPDSGHKEMSTESLAVQYQNSNTSYWQNVLNGELISLSSPSSFAPGTICHVVEDIAAVTGNPFASGFTETFEDQEFLKDNEHIITPCPPQDACGNRLELKLTRTPRIAPPPEFRNSKSYRDSQYSVQSTESASSQDTTLYIRTPESDYFSSNMSGSMISQNSTSGNVLNLPSASSQCDMDSKKDSDVSPSNSLGSSSHSSSSTRSELSQIQRQTKASDRPRAWPSPRSPQKQEPEGVPFSDFKTIEQREVSISPNNNKPGPKKSPISENQSVKKLEELPRKRQLQGYRDLVIKPAPPPPPPRTVDRL